The following coding sequences are from one Xiphophorus couchianus chromosome 22, X_couchianus-1.0, whole genome shotgun sequence window:
- the rtkn2 gene encoding rhotekin-2 isoform X1 — protein sequence MEDKRDIQTSRRHGSSKSVLSAGSAMAMEIKRKKMRESSFFLQKESTNIEEKVQFETRMREGAYKLLLACSKREQVLNASKNLLTCNARIKAYLAQLQREEGERDRVGAERRLAEGRSPCPGTVAVTGLRFPLIWRDSDHFSNRGSSRRVAVFCLMQIGSEVFDTEMVVADRSVTDICFEGLTVFKDVVPQFELKVELWSCSMEEELTLPNTPKKLAKKLRNSFGRSSGKKLCSLLDTPDPDTFLLDNPIPLGAKYSLLACTTLGLPDADSSFQSHSLIVYQGAEWSSWLPLYGNLCCRLVAQPACMTQSAMSGYLSQKQSVQGVNRCCNLYCLLSAGFLSCYFTPEEIDAKVQPTLNVPINNETRICVLDKQSGDRKSKSLSIINPSPEGSQSVVFTADTREELEEWIDCLNQHLYDQSQWLHCCDRLMKIEVASPRKPSLFLAKQADSVYNDLSINSPNKFESITDIIHSKIEETDGRFLIGQEEEREAPNWSSLFDGSHSVVVEKSLLSQSRTSTPCSSPSTGSTPLGNKKRRAPPPPSDVKPFANPTRPDRPPLPPSLLHRPLPLNQEKENTGACASRPAVRSKTGRPSLDVKFSAIIQQLQRNNAGGVVAPSRKNAPLAVLDVQPQGPPQPSLQQFDIQNHSVQMPEDAADDVFVRAYSGPGPGPGSGPIPAPRSKLRKSLRERMNLKAL from the exons atggaggacaaGCGGGATATTCAAACGTCCAGACGACACGGCAGCTCCAAATCGGTGTTATCTGCTGGTTCTGCCATGGCCATGGAGATTAAGCGAAAGAAAATGCGTGAAAGCTCTTTCTTCCTACAAAAAGAG AGTACAAACATAGAAGAGAAGGTTCAGTTTGAGACGAGAATGCGCGAGGGGGCgtacaagctgctgctggcttgCAGTAAAAGGGAGCAAGTCCTCAACGCTTCCAAGAACCTGCTGACCTGCAACGCCAGGATCAAGGCCTACCTCGCCCAGCTGCAGCGGGAAGAAGGGGAGCGGGACAGGGTGGGAGCAGAAAGAAG ACTCGCAGAGGGTCGTTCACCATGTCCTGGGACGGTTGCAGTTACTG GCCTGCGTTTTCCTTTGATTTGGAGGGATTCAGACCATTTTAGTAATAGAGGAA GCTCCCGTCGGGTGGCGGTGTTCTGCCTGATGCAGATTGGCTCTGAGGTGTTTGACACTGAAATGGTCGTGGCGGACAGATCTGTCACTGACATCTGCTTTGAGGGACTCACTgtctt CAAAGATGTAGTTCCCCAGTTTGAACTGAAGGTGGAGCTGTGGAGCTGTTCCATGGAGGAAGAGCTCACTTTACCAAACACACCAAAGAAACTTGCAAAGAAGCTGCGTAACTCCTTTGGAAGGAGCTCTGGAAAGAAGCTCTGCTCCCTGCTGGACACTCCAGATCCTGACACCTTCCTGCTGGACAACCCAATACCTTT GGGAGCCAAATACAGCCTGCTGGCCTGCACAACACTCGGTCTGCCTGATGCTGATAGCAGCTTTCAGTCTCACTCCCTCATTGTCTACCAAGGCG CCGAGTGGTCATCCTGGCTTCCTCTGTACGGCAACCTGTGCTGCCGCTTAGTGGCGCAGCCGGCCTGCATGACGCAGAGCGCCATGAGCGGCTATCTGAGTCAGAAG CAAAGTGTGCAGGGGGTGAACCGCTGCTGCAATCTCTACTGTCTGCTGAGCGCCGGCTTTTTGTCCTGTTACTTCACCCCTGAAGAAATCGATGCTAAAGTGCAGCCCACTCTTAATGTGCCAATCAATAAT GAGACCCGCATTTGTGTGCTGGACAAACAGTCAGGCGATCGCAAATCCAAGAGTTTGTCCATCATCAACCCTTCGCCCGAGGGATCTCAGAGTGTCGTGTTCACAGCAGACACcagggaggagctggaggaatGGATCGACTGCCTGAACCAACACCTCTACGACCAGA GCCAGTGGCTCCACTGCTGCGACCGCCTAATGAAAATTGAGGTCGCATCACCACGGAAACCATCGCTTTTCCTCGCCAAGCAGGCCGACTCTGTTTACAACGACCTCA GTATAAATTCGCCCAACAAGTTTGAGAGCATCACAGACATAATCCACAGTAAAATCGAAGAGACAGATGGCCGCTTTCTGATTGGgcaagaggaggagagggaggccCCTAACTGGTCCTCTCTGTTCGATGGGTCCCACTCGGTGGTGGTGGAGAAGAGTCTTCTGTCCCAGAGCAGAACCTCCACCCCCTGTTCAAGCCCCAGCACTGGCTCCACGCCCCTGGGCAACAAAAAGCGCCGCGCTCCGCCCCCTCCTTCTGACGTGAAGCCCTTCGCTAACCCCACCCGTCCGGACAGACCCCCTCTGCCCCCCTCTCTGCTTCATCGTCCTCTTCCTTTGAACCAGGAGAAGGAGAACACCGGCGCGTGCGCTTCCCGCCCAGCCGTCAGGTCCAAAACAGGCCGGCCTTCGCTGGATGTCAAGTTCTCCGCCATCATCCAGCAGCTCCAGCGGAACAACGCCGGGGGCGTGGTGGCTCCAAGCCGGAAGAACGCCCCACTGGCTGTCCTCGACGTGCAGCCGCAGGGTCCGCCTCAGCCTTCGCTCCAGCAGTTTGACATCCAGAACCACAGTGTCCAGATGCCTGAGGATGCGGCTGATGATGTGTTTGTCAGAGCCTACAGTGGTCCCGGTCCTGGTCCCGGTTCTGGGCCCATTCCCGCACCACGCAGCAAACTGAGGAAGTCGCTCAGAGAGAGGATGAATCTCAAAGCTTTGTGA
- the rtkn2 gene encoding rhotekin-2 isoform X2 produces the protein MEDKRDIQTSRRHGSSKSVLSAGSAMAMEIKRKKMRESSFFLQKEPKCMKRRPGLLKDTLHIIEDVNLLRIRQISKKLQSTNIEEKVQFETRMREGAYKLLLACSKREQVLNASKNLLTCNARIKAYLAQLQREEGERDRVGAERRLAEGRSPCPGTVAVTGLRFPLIWRDSDHFSNRGSSRRVAVFCLMQIGSEVFDTEMVVADRSVTDICFEGLTVFKDVVPQFELKVELWSCSMEEELTLPNTPKKLAKKLRNSFGRSSGKKLCSLLDTPDPDTFLLDNPIPLGAKYSLLACTTLGLPDADSSFQSHSLIVYQGAEWSSWLPLYGNLCCRLVAQPACMTQSAMSGYLSQKQSVQGVNRCCNLYCLLSAGFLSCYFTPEEIDAKVQPTLNVPINNETRICVLDKQSGDRKSKSLSIINPSPEGSQSVVFTADTREELEEWIDCLNQHLYDQSQWLHCCDRLMKIEVASPRKPSLFLAKQADSVYNDLSINSPNKFESITDIIHSKIEETDGRFLIGQEEEREAPNWSSLFDGSHSVVVEKSLLSQSRTSTPCSSPSTGSTPLGNKKRRAPPPPSDVKPFANPTRPDRPPLPPSLLHRPLPLNQEKENTGACASRPAVRSKTGRPSLDVKFSAIIQQLQRNNAGGVVAPSRKNAPLAVLDVQPQGPPQPSLQQFDIQNHSVQMPEDAADDVFVRAYSGPGPGPGSGPIPAPRSKLRKSLRERMNLKAL, from the exons atggaggacaaGCGGGATATTCAAACGTCCAGACGACACGGCAGCTCCAAATCGGTGTTATCTGCTGGTTCTGCCATGGCCATGGAGATTAAGCGAAAGAAAATGCGTGAAAGCTCTTTCTTCCTACAAAAAGAG CCTAAATGCATGAAACGACGCCCAGGTCTTCTGAAAGACACCCTGCACATAATAGAGGACGTTAATTTGCTGCGCATACGACAGATTTCCAAGAAGCTACAG AGTACAAACATAGAAGAGAAGGTTCAGTTTGAGACGAGAATGCGCGAGGGGGCgtacaagctgctgctggcttgCAGTAAAAGGGAGCAAGTCCTCAACGCTTCCAAGAACCTGCTGACCTGCAACGCCAGGATCAAGGCCTACCTCGCCCAGCTGCAGCGGGAAGAAGGGGAGCGGGACAGGGTGGGAGCAGAAAGAAG ACTCGCAGAGGGTCGTTCACCATGTCCTGGGACGGTTGCAGTTACTG GCCTGCGTTTTCCTTTGATTTGGAGGGATTCAGACCATTTTAGTAATAGAGGAA GCTCCCGTCGGGTGGCGGTGTTCTGCCTGATGCAGATTGGCTCTGAGGTGTTTGACACTGAAATGGTCGTGGCGGACAGATCTGTCACTGACATCTGCTTTGAGGGACTCACTgtctt CAAAGATGTAGTTCCCCAGTTTGAACTGAAGGTGGAGCTGTGGAGCTGTTCCATGGAGGAAGAGCTCACTTTACCAAACACACCAAAGAAACTTGCAAAGAAGCTGCGTAACTCCTTTGGAAGGAGCTCTGGAAAGAAGCTCTGCTCCCTGCTGGACACTCCAGATCCTGACACCTTCCTGCTGGACAACCCAATACCTTT GGGAGCCAAATACAGCCTGCTGGCCTGCACAACACTCGGTCTGCCTGATGCTGATAGCAGCTTTCAGTCTCACTCCCTCATTGTCTACCAAGGCG CCGAGTGGTCATCCTGGCTTCCTCTGTACGGCAACCTGTGCTGCCGCTTAGTGGCGCAGCCGGCCTGCATGACGCAGAGCGCCATGAGCGGCTATCTGAGTCAGAAG CAAAGTGTGCAGGGGGTGAACCGCTGCTGCAATCTCTACTGTCTGCTGAGCGCCGGCTTTTTGTCCTGTTACTTCACCCCTGAAGAAATCGATGCTAAAGTGCAGCCCACTCTTAATGTGCCAATCAATAAT GAGACCCGCATTTGTGTGCTGGACAAACAGTCAGGCGATCGCAAATCCAAGAGTTTGTCCATCATCAACCCTTCGCCCGAGGGATCTCAGAGTGTCGTGTTCACAGCAGACACcagggaggagctggaggaatGGATCGACTGCCTGAACCAACACCTCTACGACCAGA GCCAGTGGCTCCACTGCTGCGACCGCCTAATGAAAATTGAGGTCGCATCACCACGGAAACCATCGCTTTTCCTCGCCAAGCAGGCCGACTCTGTTTACAACGACCTCA GTATAAATTCGCCCAACAAGTTTGAGAGCATCACAGACATAATCCACAGTAAAATCGAAGAGACAGATGGCCGCTTTCTGATTGGgcaagaggaggagagggaggccCCTAACTGGTCCTCTCTGTTCGATGGGTCCCACTCGGTGGTGGTGGAGAAGAGTCTTCTGTCCCAGAGCAGAACCTCCACCCCCTGTTCAAGCCCCAGCACTGGCTCCACGCCCCTGGGCAACAAAAAGCGCCGCGCTCCGCCCCCTCCTTCTGACGTGAAGCCCTTCGCTAACCCCACCCGTCCGGACAGACCCCCTCTGCCCCCCTCTCTGCTTCATCGTCCTCTTCCTTTGAACCAGGAGAAGGAGAACACCGGCGCGTGCGCTTCCCGCCCAGCCGTCAGGTCCAAAACAGGCCGGCCTTCGCTGGATGTCAAGTTCTCCGCCATCATCCAGCAGCTCCAGCGGAACAACGCCGGGGGCGTGGTGGCTCCAAGCCGGAAGAACGCCCCACTGGCTGTCCTCGACGTGCAGCCGCAGGGTCCGCCTCAGCCTTCGCTCCAGCAGTTTGACATCCAGAACCACAGTGTCCAGATGCCTGAGGATGCGGCTGATGATGTGTTTGTCAGAGCCTACAGTGGTCCCGGTCCTGGTCCCGGTTCTGGGCCCATTCCCGCACCACGCAGCAAACTGAGGAAGTCGCTCAGAGAGAGGATGAATCTCAAAGCTTTGTGA